Genomic segment of Anguilla rostrata isolate EN2019 chromosome 13, ASM1855537v3, whole genome shotgun sequence:
GGCAGTTCCATTGGTTCTGTGTTGTATGCTTCAGATAGCCAACATTGGTATTGGTAGAGCTACAGTTTCTATCTTTTGGAAAACCattgcactgtgtttgtgtctgaatgTCTGACAGTAGCCTTGGTCACAGCACTGTGTCTGCTTGTCCTTCAGCTTGGCCCTTGCAGATGCAGTGTTACCACTGCGAGGAGAACCTGCTGGGCAATGACTGCTCCGCCCCCCAGTTCATTGTCAACTGCACCACCAACATCCAGAACGGCTGTCAGAAGGAGGTCATAGTGGGGGTGAACGGTGAGCCTGGCTTTCCCTCCCATGTTAAATCAAAGGCTGAAGCCTATTTAATGACTGCTGGCTTGGCTGACTTCATCAGCTCTACTGTCTTACATTGAAATCGTCCAGAGTTGTCACTGTGGGCAGAATTAAGATGGGTAATGGTCTGCTAAATAGAACCCTAGCAGCCAGGGTGACACTTACTGCTAATTATGAGCTGCGGGGCTGCTGGCCTCAGCTGAGATTCAGTATTAGGATATCAAACCTTAgggcagggatctcaaactcctggagggccacagttgTCTCCTGCATTACTAAAGAGATTAAGTCTTtaattggctaaagagtctgcacaccttgttacTGAGGTCAAAATGGGATGACTAACACCAAACTTTGAAGACACTGCAGTCCCTCAAGAATTCAGCTTGAGATCCCTGCTCTAAGGTCACATATCCTAGGATGGAACATGACTGTTGACCAGAAAATGTGAGATTTATCCTAAAAAATGTAGAACAGTGTGCCGAATGAGGGTCCGTGTCCGTTTGCCCCCGCAGGTGTGTCGTACCGCAAGGCCTGCGCCTCGTTCACCACCTGCCTGGTGGTGTCGGCGGGGTACCAGTCCTTCTGCTCCCCGGGCCGCGTGGGGTCCGTGTGCATCAGCTGCTGCAACACGCCCCTCTGCAACGGGCCACGCCCTCCCCGCATCTCCCTGGCGTCCGCCCTCCGGCCCCTCCCGCCCCTTCTGCTCCTCACCGGGACGCTGGCCACTCTGCTCTGATCGGGACAACCCTActcggcccccgcccccgccgccccccccccaccgccacccccatccccatcccagcCCGTCCCAGCCCAGCCGAGAGGAAAGCTCAGACAGGGTTGCTTTCTTTTGTCGTTTGTCAGAAGTCGGAGATGTACAGCGCCGGACGGACCTCGTGCGAAAACCACAGGCCTTCTCAGCCGCGGCGGCGCGGCTCGCTAGCAGAAGCGCGGCTCGCTAGCAGAAGCGCGGCTCGCTAGCAGAAGCGCGGCTCGCTAGCAGAAGCGCGGCTCGCTAGCAGAAGCGCGGCGCGGAGCGGCGTGATGAGGGGCGATCTGCGGAGGCGGACGGTTTTTGGCAGCCGCCGCCCGCCCATTTGTTCGGCGTGACTCATTTTTTGACGCTGGCCCAAAGCGGGCAGGTGCAGTCCAGGAATCTGGAACGGCCTCGTCTGCGCCGCGATGGGCCGTTAAACGTTTTACGAGGCCTCCGATTGCTCGCCGCCGAattggacggggggggggggtcggcgaATGTCCGTCCCAGAATGTAAAACAAGCAGAACCACATCCAAGCCACCGAGTGTCAATAGAAGGCCTGTCGTGTCCCGGCTCTAAACACTGGCGGTACACGGTGCTGTACCACTTACATTTGACACTAGCCCTGACAACGTACTAAGGACCGTCTGGTCCCAGGTAAAAGGTGCAAGCTGATAGTGGCCGTATTTCACAGAGCAGCTACAAGTAAGAGAGGTGAACTTAAGCGTGAGTCCACGAAGCAGTTATTTTAATGGTTATTATATTCTAAATCATAAACTGAAACGGGGAACGTGACTGTAAATACCACtccaaaaacagtaaaaaaaagacagagcagTTCATTCCAGTTTCAGCCTAATAAAGTGATAGAGTTTGTATTAGATGTTTCCATCAGAATTTCAAAGTGAATTTACTTGTGTGCAATTGTCCAACACCCAATCCAAGGCAGATGTTTCTAAATGACTGCTGCAATCTCTGCCAGCCCCCACATTTTGCAGCTAGTGATGACTTGAATTAATCATTTACATATAAGAATGATAGTTTTGTTTTGCAGCCAAGGTGCAGATTGCAACTGTTTCCACATGCCTCGTTGCAGATTCAAACCTGGCAATTTGCATTTTCCCTTCTGTTTGCATGTTGAAATAGTAAACTCGCTAAGGCCTAGCGTTTTTATGAAGGCAACAAATTTTTATGTGCAGTGTTTCTACTTGTTAACTTTCAAAATTGAGAATCAGTATTCAAGTCACATAAATTCACACTAATTGAAATAGTGATGTTTAGTTGTGGATGATGCTTGTTCAATATCATCACTTAATTGCagaaaattacacacacacaggcttggaTTGAATCAACATTTGCCATTAACTTTGCCTTATCATTAAATGCCTTTGCCAAACAGTTTGGAAAATCCATTTTTCCGATTACAAAACTACCCAAACTGTCTGTGAAGGAAGACTTGCATTAAATAGtgtcaaatttaaggacaaatgttgatcgAATTcagtccacaaacacacaatgaagGCATGtcactgtatttttgtttgtggtaGAACACTTACTGTGCAATGTGGTCTGTGTGGTGCCGTGTTGGATTATAGTGTTGTGGTGCACAGaatcaaataattaatatattatatatgttacCTTTAATGTGTAACATTTGAAAGAGCCCTTCTAAATAAAGTCACTTTTGGACAAACGTGTTTTGGATTATTCACTACACAAAGGAACCCACAGAAGAcgtgggctgctctgcttggaTCAGCCTGAGGGCTGAGTAACCTTTTCTCATCATTACATCAGACATTTAAAAACCAGGCCAACGCGTTCATTCTCCCACCATCGCATCTCCACAGTGATGTCTCATTATTGAGCGGAAGGTTGTGGATTATTTGTGGCCGTTTCATAATTAACAACACAATGATTAATGCAATACACAGACAGGCGATAATGATTATGTGTGAATATATGCATTTACAAGACATTTGACTCATGCAGTAGGATCactaagaaaaataagaacTTGGCTGTACCGGAAACCACAAGGTTTATTTCACACCCAAAGTGCGGTCCATACATACCTTGCTGGCAGTTGGAAGGcgtactatgcaggatttttaagcCTTGTGTTTATAATCCAAAAAGCCTTATCCTCTCTCTtcaaaccacgcccacacaGCATCTGATCGAGTCTGACAGGCAAATTCATTTGAAACTACCAGTAGATTTCTCCTATCAATTACTCGGACCAGACACAAATCagatgtacaaataatttgaaaccCTGACGTTCCAGTCAAAAACCGGAAGTCTGGCAACCCTCGTTGGGTAACTAGAGGTACCATTATTTACAGGTACAACACAAAACAAGCCAATTCAGcatcgcttttcatccccttggcaaacttcagcaGATGTCACAGAGGAAAAGCGATTCCAAGGTTAATTCCAGTTCTGGAACGTGCCAACTccacccagaatgcaccagggGGACGAACAGGAGCTGCTCCTGACACGCACCTCGCATTAAGTGCTCAGCAGAGCATTCGACAGCTGCGCAAACGGCAGACGTCAGGACCCTCCCGTTCGAGGGACGTCTGCGCAGACCAAATGCCACAGACCTGTATCTGCGAAACACGCGCAGCAGCTTGACGCAAAATAAGTGGAATCAAAACAAGCTTTCGTTTagtcaaagtttattttagTAAATTTAAATTCTTACATTAACTGAGCAAAATTATAACACCAATctccagagggggaaaaaaaagcatacttTTCACAGTATCAGGATATGCGctcatttttgttaattttttactTCACCTCTTCCAAAATCAACAGGTTATATTAAGAGTTCTACCTGCAGACGGTGTGGTAAactgatgatgtaattggcACTTCTAAGGAAATAAACTTACCAAGCAAAGAAGCAGGGATGACGCTAGATGACTGTTATATTTTTAGTTCTACTTAAGCTACTAATGAGGCATTGCCACGAAAGATTTTGCAAAGCTAACCCAGGATGagtgaaaaaaatgtcagcGTGAACAAGAGCACACTTGAAATATCGAAAGCAATGGAATGACAGAACatgttatttaaaacaaattcacaTTAAAGACGCAGAAGGCGTCCTGCCAGCGAGACCACAGAACAGACAAAAGATTCATCTTCTTTCTTACCGCTTCTGCCCCAACGGTCcttgaacaaaataataattatcgGCGCTGAAAATGAGTGCAAATAAACAGGAATGATTtcatttagaagaaaaaaaaaacataagacttccacattttacatttcaaaatggcatcTCTCCTGCTTCTAAGAGTGGGATCTTTCTTAAAGATCAGTAGTGTCTGACTTTCCCTCTCTATAAAATGCAGTCATGAACCAGTAGCTGTGCACTGTGCCTCTGCAGCGGGGCCCGCGTGATTGGGTTGTTTTTGGGGCAGAGATTCGGGGCAAGGGGAGGACACGCTCGCCCTCAGAATGGGCTCCCGGGGAAAACGTTGGCCTGAGCGGGTTGTAGTTTGGCTGCCTCGTCCGGTCTACTCGCACAACTCTAAAGTgcaattgttaaaaaaaaaaactgtggtgCGTGTACCATCTGAAAGCACCACGGCCATTCCTGGTTTTCATTCATTACAACTATGCGCCCATGCAGAGCACCCAGCGAGGGTTAAAATGACGTCTACTCGCGCTCACCTTTTTCTATTGGCGCGTTTCAATGaataactcaaaaaaaaaaagtatgaatttGGGAGAAATTGAAAAACATACGTTACACTTCTCACAGCAAATCCGTTACTACACACCACTTTCCCAATAGGACAACACCACCAGAAATCTTCACAAATACTATCAAAATGAACCATAACTACCAGAATGGCAATAAATGAGTTAGCACGGCCAATCGGGGAGAAGAGGGTATAAAGCATGGCTTTTACTCGTTAGAAGGTACTGCTTAGCTCCCGCCACGGGTTCAGGGCAGGTACGGGACTGAGCTGAGGCAGGACACCGCAACGAGGGAGAATTTCTGCTTCTTTGGGTCGAATTCTGAAGGAGCACCTCCACTTCCTCTGACACTGTCAGCCTGTTTCAAAGTGAAGGTCAATGTAAATATGCGCagtcctcagccaatcagaatcaggttATTAATCCACGCTGAGGCGTAGTTATGTGCATATAAATTTAGGGTTTCTTTTGTTGCATTTACGTGTGCACGTATACACGTATGTATAGGTGGTcattacatacataaatacacgcAAGTCTTCGTAATTTCATACTTGCAGAAAACATCTCTCTGAAGTGCAAATCTGCACAAAAAAATCGGGGGAAAGaagttcaaagttcaaatcCGTGTGTCTGAAATAATATATGCCAAGGGCCCGGTGGAGCCAGGCTTATCTCGCGAAGGAGGACGCACGGCACAGCAAGATGGCGACAATATCGAGAAAACAAGCTGAATGACTGAATAACCCGAGACTCCCCATGCTACGTCGAGTGTCACAAATCAAACGTTATGGCAGCAGAATCAGATGGCGGCAACAAGTCCAGCAGCATTGACGTCTGGTTAAGTTGAGCAACtgctccccctggtggagaTATTCCATTACTGTATCACTACTGTGATGAAAATTTTTGGGACTTTCCATGTTAAAGTGATAGCTgactttctgtttctttttaaatgttgtttcaGTTTAAAGTGCAtgattttgattggcccagataCATTTTAggtacaatgcaaaaaaaaaaaaaaaatgtcttgcttTAGATGAAAACCCCCAGAATGGCCTCATCAGAAATGTCTGTAAAACCTCAAATATCCTTCACGGCACACAAAACCCACCTGGgccactcaaacacatacacagagataaaaaatattttttttttttaaactcaaccATCAACTATCACTTTAAATATCAGCGGGACAGTTTGTACACGTCCCTTGTTGCTGGAGGTCTTTCGTATGAATGGTTTCATATGAAGTTAGCTCTATAATTAAAGATGTTAGCTCCAGGCCTGAAAACCCTGTTAGCCTGGGAGACAGTTGATTCAGAGCACGACGTATTCTCACAATACAGGAGCTGAATTTGCCACTGGGTTACAGCTCAGCGAAGGGAACTGTACAAAGAGGTCCAATAAAGTTCACATTACAATatttccaataaaaataaatcactgcacAGGGACTTCATTACACCGAATCTCAAATATCAACTCTTCTCTGTAGCCAAACCAAATACTActcatttttaaagttaaaattaaGACGCcatatcaaaatacaaaatcaaaatgagcaaaaacgGTAATTAAGGGGTGGTTGCTGAATGCACCAGAAGCATTCTGGATACTATTCAAGGTCgttcaatttttgtttgttttccggAAAGGTCTGTCGACGTCTTTTTGTCtacttcttctccttcttcttgtcCTGAAGAAGAGACGAAAAAGgaggttaaaaacaaaatggatgaaaagCAATGCGAGAAACGGCTTAATCGAAAATAAAAGTCAAGTAAAAGTCAAGTAACACACGCAAGTCAAGTAacacattcaacacattttacacattagATTGAGTCCGATGCAGGCTTGTGATCCCACAAGCATTCAACAAGATTGTTTGGAGCCAATTATGTTCCCTAGCAACAGTTTCTGTTgcacaatttcaaatgaaaggTTCCATTTATATTTTCCGATGACAgtcatttcataaatatgaatggGACGAGAAAGAGAGCGACTTTCACCATGGATTGCTTCtttaaatgttacaaaaaatgttattttaatgagAATTAATTACAGAAACAAAACGATGGCCAATTTTACTCGCTCACTCTTCACCTTTCTCTTCGGCAGCAGTTTTGGTTTGATGGATTCTACCCTATCACGTGGATAGCAAAAGCAAACACTAGCGAATGTCTACAGTGAACAGGAAAACATTTCACTATATGTACACAAATGTTGGGCAACATTAGCCAACCTTCGTCTAGTAGAATGCATGTCTGAATCACCACTGTGCACTCAGTAAGCAGTTGGGTATGCTTGCTACATGCTAAGACCCTTCGGCTGGACCTTACCTTCTCGTTCATGGCGAGAAGAACCATGAGTTTTCTGAAGATGGTCACAAAGTCCAGGAAGAGGTCCACACAATGCCTTTCAAAAGCAGAAAGCAAAAGGTCACCAGCCACCCAGGCTCAACATTCAGTAATCCTCTGATTAGTCTGTTTATCACTATTCATTTTGGACGTATAATTAATGCTACACAATTTCCAAGGTCACAAATGACAATATGACAATACATGACTGGGGGGTGCATCCTCTCTTTTCTTAATTCAAAGAACCTTCTAAAATAACTGACTCATCTAATTACTCCATGGCATCTCCTGTCCACTTTGCCATAGAGGCTGCACCTAGGAATTTACCCCCTGTAGAAACAGACTTACCccattatttttctgatttcgTCAGCTCAGAAATACTGTTGACTTACTTATTATTCTCATATAGACCTGAGGCACTGAAAAGTGATTTTGCATGGAGGGTGAAGCTGAGATTGCACGAGGCAAGGAGAGTTCCCTGTCGGTACGCATAAATATTTAGCAGCCCACGGAAAAGCTCAAGAGCAGCACCGGCCAATTTGTCTCAGGCAGAAACGCATTCGAAGTCACTCTCTCTGGGAGCAGGCCTCTCACAGCCCAGCACTCCGCATTCATTACCCGCCCAAAGGCACGGCGGGTCAACGAGCAGGTCGACAGGCGCTCACCATATGTAGTCCTTATCTCCCATCTCCGCCTTCTCGATGATGAGTTGAGTGTCGAAGAGCACAAACCCGGAGATTATGGCGAGGCCGAGGTACATGTGAGCCTGCGAAGGCAAGGAATGCTATCAAACCACAGGGCTCTGACACGGACGAGATCAGAGGCAAGGGCGAATCAGCCACTGAGTGCCATCTACCGTATCTGTCTGGAGAGAACTACCGTTCCTTCTTATGAACTGGCCAAACATTACAGTTCTGGGCATCCCATTAAAAGGTCTTAGAAGCTCTATGAAAAAGCATAAAGGTATACAAGGTATActacataaaatatatgaagAGATATTTTGATACTGAAGCGCACCACTCTTCCATGTCTTTACAAAGATTTACCTTGAAGATCACCACAGAGCCAACAAACATGTTTACAATCGACACCAGGAGCAGAATGGTCAGGCCAGATGTTAGAATACCtgaggaaacaaaaatgaatgaatgaatgaattccaATACTTTAAAACCACATAGCCACTATTATGATTTATTCAGAAACTAGTTAGATACACTTTTTGTCTCAAGTCAGTTAACTCATACAAGCTCAGGAAGACTGATACCACTTAGCCCAAAATTAAACAGTTTAAAGAAACCCTGTAATGAGCTGTGTACTAAACAAAAGGTGAACTTGTATCCCCCTGATCCCTCCCAATTACACAGGGTGACATCAATAATGCAAGTATTTTCCCCGTATCTGATTGGACCACAGCAGGTATGAAAAGTGTGGGAATTTACCCCCCAGGAAGAGGTAGCTCCTGCGTTTGGCATAGAGGGCACTCAGGGTGAAGCACAGGAACATGACAGAAGTGCCCAGAAAGGCTGTCACAATAATGCTGGACAAAAACAAGGagacaaaaataacacattaaaGTCACAGTATACTCTTTCCCTGAGAATAGTAAAGCCTATGTAAGCACGTAAATGTGTTAATAATGAGttattaggaaaaaaaatgctgcaagcagcaatgaaCAGGGATCAAGCACAAAAGGTTTATCCCTGGCAGGCCATATACAGAAATGCAGGCTTCACAGTCGTGCAAACTTCAATGCCTGTATCCCTtacattggatttttttttttttttttgtaaaggcagccatataaaatgttttggtcCAACCATGTGACCTATTGAGCCTTCCACATATTTTTGCACATATTTTCCTATTACAAaatttcaattcattcaaatttcCTCCTTCACCTACATCAAATTCAACACAATTacaatgctaaaaatattttttaaccctcccctccaaaaaaacaaaaaaaaatcaggtacCTGTGCACCTCTAGTGCTAGCCCACTCAACTAAAATTAAGAAACCATGATGATTTCTTACCTTGGATTAACAGCAATGACAAAGTCCAGGGCAGGCCCCAAGCCAACACCTGGCAAAGCACAAGAAACCATTTCACACAGACGCAAAAGCAGTTATTGTTTTACTTAAAATTTCACCATGCTCCTTATGGTAAAGTCAATGATCCTCTACAAAAGACAGGTCAGGCCCTgcatccctcccctcctctcccctttcttACTGTAGGAGGCTCTACGTAGTTACAGTAGTACTGAGCATTATACTACAGGATACAAACACTTATGAAGAGTCTGGCCCAAGGATCACACTTCAATAGCCAGGGTACTGTCGTTGGCCACAACCCTTTGTGAACATTCATAACAtgcataaaaattaaatgttccaTCTTCATGTCTTACGTTttcacattttaggcatttatcCAACATTCTTATCTAGAGCAACCAACACACTTGACATACTTTTTACGTACAATGCATTTCTACTGgatatttacaaaagaaattcaCTTTGAGAGTTGAAAGTCAAGTTCCCAATGGTCAATTCTCTAACCAATGACAAATTAGCGAGACCAAACTTTCGATGTTGCTGACCGTCTGCTTTGACGAGGGAATCGGGGAATGGAACACCCTTACCTGTGAAGAAGGCGAATCCTGCCAGTATTGCCAATCTCTTCTTCTCCGTCTGGGAGCTGTGTGGTGTCATGGCCAACCAGGCCATCATTCCCAAAGAGCCCAGCATGGACAGGAGCCCCCCCTGGTGGAACATTTGAATCACAGGAAATCAAGGAATTCATCCTCATAGAATTACatgaggtttggggggggcacTGCATACATTTTCTCATAACCCATTGGCCCGATATGTAGGGTGGCTAATTCTCAAcccatatagcctatatataccTTTCCATGTGGCCGGGGGTTTCATTGCTTTTTGTACCCTGATCTCTGTCTGAAACTCTTTCTACTTCACCCCATCTGAACAGAAGTTAAGGCACAGATATGGAGGGTGGACTGTCTGCTTTACACAGATAACACAAATTACTTAAAAGCGGGGAGTCCATTAGGCAGTCTTACCCTAGTCATATTTACAAGATTTATAACAGTTACACTAAACGCTTTTAAAACAGTACTACCATGGATTACCAATTTACTTACTACAGAAAAATTGTACAGAGCCATCATGCGCCATAACATCACGACCATCCACAGAACAAGAGCCCACAGACTCCATTAAGGCAAAGCGTGCATGAGGACAAGTGGGCGAAGCCTGTGAACACCTCCCCTCAGTAACAAAACCTTGTCAGCACTTCTAGACCTCAGCCAATGTCTTGCTTCTCCTTAATATTTAACAGGGTCTTAAAACAGACTTAGAACAGTTGACACAACTTTTTCCGACATAGTaaccaagcaaaaaaaaaaaaaaaaaagctttcgaTTGAATCGTGTTCCCCAACCGTGCTTTACCTGGAAGAGGCGTGTGACCACGTGCACGTAGGACCCAGCGGCTGCAATGAACATGCACACGGCCAGACTGGAGTACACATTCTTCAGGTGCTGCCGGGTGGAATGGGATCTGGGTAGAGAATGCGCAACGGCGAAatttcacacaataaaataaaagctgagccTCACATGAGTGGTTTGGTTTTACTTATGAAACATCCCCACAAAGTGGCAATGAACACTTGTGCAGCTGACtgtaaaatataggctataacATCTCTTTAAATCTGCTGCATAATCTGTGCGTTTACAATACACACATTGGTATGACAGTTGAGTTCTGAAAAAAAGGTGGTCTAAAATTCCATTGTTTACAAGGATTTGAAGAAACAATTACAGAGTGGCAGCAAACGGAATACTCACATCTGGGAGAATTTGAACAGAGCATCAAAATTTATGCTGCgatcaaacacattcattttcaaacagcTGTAGTTGCTCAGGCTCTGGAGTTAAATGAcctgcaaaaaaattaatacattcaaaaattcaaaaatgttcAAACTTTGTTGtggttattattatatttgtttgtgATTCATTAAGTATTACAATTTGATACCGTTTCCAATGTGTTACTGTGCCATAATTAAAGCAGCACAGTTGCTGACCGTACACAGATTTGCTCTCATCCAACCTGATTTATAAATTGGATAAGATGAGCTATAATCTTGGCAGAGTAACACCgtacacataaaaaaaacaatacatacaaTTCACTCTAAAAAGGTGTCTTCAAATCTAAGTGGAGTAACAATTGGTCCGTTTTTTAGGACATTGGTATGGAGTCATGCGTGTGATATGGAccccttttaaaaaaggaactAAACAAAGGATGAAATACAATATggttagttatttatttttgtatttctattcGTCTGCCAGTCTGTTATTTCAGGAAAGAAGTGTATACAATGCTGGGTTCCACATAGAATTTTTAATTCCTTCCCGGTTGCGTAAATGTATACAATACTTTCGGTTGCATACAAAGTAGATAGTAGCTACTGTAGCAAGTTTCGAAGCCCTTGCCAGTACCTTTCAAGCTTGAAGTGTTCTGATCTTTATTGCATGTCTTTCTTTTGTATTTGATCATTTAATAGgaacattttaacaattaaaagAATCACATTCACTGCTAAATGAATTAAACGAAATGAAAGTGTTTATCTAACATTACAAATCTTGCTTGCAAATCAGCATGACTCCTGGGTTACCACCCCTGTTGGTTAGCTACGGCCCCTTGTTGGCTGTCTAGTGTAGTGATGAAACATTGATGTAAGCATTTATCATGTGTAACGTAGGTTACATCAGGGCAATTGCAAAGGGCTCGTTTTGAATTCCTTTATGTCGAAATGTCAGTTGTGTTATATTATTATGCAAtacgataacgttagctagataaTAAAATTGAAATCGACGTAGCTGACAGCTAAGAAACAAACAAGCTAACATAACTATCTGTTACTTAACGCTACGTAAATAAcgttattagctagctagtctatCTTTTAACCAGAAACACTAACATGTTAACAGACTGTGGTCTCTTAATACATAGTGTAGGGGGCGTTACCGCAGCGATCACACCAGTGGCTAGCCAGTTACATGGTGCTATACAGCAGGCCCAGGCAAACATCTGGCTAGCCAGCCAGATAATAAAGCACAGTATAGGATTAGTCTAACAACAAAAATCTTTCTGGTAACCCACTGTCAACATAGTCGATGTCGCATCCAGAATTCGACAGCGGAACTAGCTAGTCTATATCTAACTAACTAGCTAGGTCAGCAAACCAACTACTAGTCTCGCAAGCAACTGCTAGGGACACGTCAGTGTACTTGAGCTAGCTGCTAGTGCTAACCAAGTTAACGAACCTACTGCTTAGCAACTACCATCAGCTGGCTAATGTTAGCAACACAGAGCGTAGCCTACTTTATCAGCCAACTGTATATCCATAAGAACAACACTcaaaacaataacataaatGACGCTAACGACATGTTAGGAAAGCATTCAGCTATGCAATTACTCAGTTAACGTTAGCCAGGTAACGCAGTTTACATTAGCTCGGGTAGCTATTCCTGGCTAATGCTACAGAATCGTTCTCGTAATTTCCCTTCACCACTGACGCTGACAGAGACATCTTGATTCGTCTACGAACATATTATAATCACAACTGCCGAGGTGGGTTATTTTGAATCAAATAAAAGACACAGGCTAGAAGCGTAGCACGCATAAAACACACTTACCTTTTTAATGTCAATTATTGTGTCCGTTTGATTCTCTCTTGATCTGTTTCTAATCTTTCTCTTTCGCTTTTCTCTTGCCGTAGGTCTATTCTTTCTTTCAGAAAGTACGTTTGTGCTAAACTGTACGCGGTGACGTCACGAGTACTATCGCCGCCCTGTGCAACCAAGGCACAACTGTTGCGTTTGTTGCGTGCGGATTGCATGTTACCCGTTTTCGGCTGCTTGGCTTCGGGGAATAACCATTGGTACGAGCAGGCTAAACATGTTTAggtaacttagctagctaaatattgACAGTTTCCCCCTACGTAGTTCAGTATTAAAACCCACGC
This window contains:
- the LOC135237195 gene encoding ly6/PLAUR domain-containing protein 1-like, giving the protein MRLLVFYVAFCGCVFSSAWPLQMQCYHCEENLLGNDCSAPQFIVNCTTNIQNGCQKEVIVGVNGVSYRKACASFTTCLVVSAGYQSFCSPGRVGSVCISCCNTPLCNGPRPPRISLASALRPLPPLLLLTGTLATLL
- the tegt gene encoding probable Bax inhibitor 1; the encoded protein is MNVFDRSINFDALFKFSQISHSTRQHLKNVYSSLAVCMFIAAAGSYVHVVTRLFQGGLLSMLGSLGMMAWLAMTPHSSQTEKKRLAILAGFAFFTGVGLGPALDFVIAVNPSIIVTAFLGTSVMFLCFTLSALYAKRRSYLFLGGILTSGLTILLLVSIVNMFVGSVVIFKAHMYLGLAIISGFVLFDTQLIIEKAEMGDKDYIWHCVDLFLDFVTIFRKLMVLLAMNEKDKKKEKK